The following coding sequences lie in one Rutidosis leptorrhynchoides isolate AG116_Rl617_1_P2 chromosome 6, CSIRO_AGI_Rlap_v1, whole genome shotgun sequence genomic window:
- the LOC139853700 gene encoding uncharacterized protein, with the protein MELEEENIARLVPKRILSVKFFQSEHMRMVVVGNSHGDLGFWNVDSDNEEGDGIYKYHPHFAPVSSIVIQPFSLNKIITSCYDGLVRSLDIEKETFGVTYTTKHAIFSMSQRCDDVNSLYLGEGNGVVRIWDERSGKLSFSRNLHELRINTIDFNSDNLNLMVTSSSDQTACIWDLRKLGKRKPEPLKLISHTGTVNSAYFSPFGSFLATTSVDNKIGVLSGANYDKVRMIHHKNTPAGIRTSPFNGCCASKCPKKRKKAKVSQNVS; encoded by the exons ATGGAGTTGGAAGAAGAGAACATTGCTCGTCTTGTTCCAAAAAGAATATTGAGTGTTAAGTTCTTCCAATCAGAACATATGAGAATGGTTGTAGTAGGCAACAGTCATGGAGATTTAGGTTTTTGGAATGTGGATTCGGATAATGAAGAAGGTGATGGGATTTATAAGTATCATCCTCACTTTGCGCCCGTTTCATCAATCGTGATTCAACCCTTTTCCTTGAACAAG ATAATTACAAGCTGCTATGATGGTCTAGTTCGTTCATTAGATATTGAAAAGGAGACATTTGGTGTAACATATACTACTAAGCATGCAATTTTTTCGATGTCTCAACGATGTGATGATGTGAACTCATTATATCTTGGCGAGGGTAATGGAGTAGTTCGTATTTGGGATGAGAGATCTGGGAAGTTATCATTTTCAAGGAACTTGCATGAATTGAGGATTAATACAATTGATTTTAATTCAGACAATCTTAATTTGATGGTTACAAGTTCATCGGATCAAACTGCGTGCATTTGGGATTTGAGAAAACTTGGTAAGCGTAAGCCTGAACCTCTTAAGTTAATTAGCCATACGGGGACTGTAAATTCTGCCTACTTCTCTCCTTTTGGAAGCTTTCTTGCTACAACAAG TGTTGATAATAAGATTGGAGTGCTAAGCGGTGCAAATTATGACAAGGTTCGCATGATACACCATAAAAATACTCCAGCAGGCATAAGGACATCTCCATTCAA TGGTTGCTGTGCGAGCAAATGCCCAAAAAAGAGGAAGAAAGCGAAAGTCAGtcaaaatgtatcataa
- the LOC139853701 gene encoding protein ALP1-like, with the protein MASYLLSYDSDSEDERIIALIQHLEDDDDEAESDCVPRSRIYILRNREEAGANLWKDYFSDTPVFPPYKFKRRFRMRIELFLRISQGISNFDSHDTPEHFRFFKERFDAIGRPTFTILQKMTSALRQLAYGTAADMFGEYLKMSEQTSILCLDNFCKCIITLYKERYMRSPNAYDVQRLYSKHEEKHGFKGMLGSIDCMHWEWKNCPVALKGEYTRGDHKKPTIMLEAVASYDLWIWHAFFGMAGSNNDINVLNQSYVFDKLKKGTSPLAPFEVNGNHYTKGYYLADDDPRIKFTRFQASARKDVERAFGVLQGRFHILRLAARTMSVNKMQRVMDCCIILHNMILEDQGFALSDWEEEFITEDMENRPERIPNRGRDQDIIIREIRDRTVHDQLTNDLVEHIWNLPSAFRTMNG; encoded by the exons ATGGCATCGTATTTACTTAGTTACGATTCCGATTCGGAAGACGAGCGTATTATTGCACTAATTCAACATttagaagatgatgatgacgaaGCCGAATCCGACTGTGTTCCAAGATCACGAATTTATATTCTAAGAAATCGTGAAGAAGCCGGAGCAAACTTATGGAAGGATTATTTTAGTGACACACCCGTGTTTCCGCCATATAAATTTAAAAGGCGTTTTCGTATGCGGATTGAACTATTTCTCCGAATATCACAAGGTATTTCTAATTTCGATTCTCATGATACTCCCGAGCATTTTAGATTTTTTAAGGAACGTTTTGATGCTATCGGTAGGCCGACTTTTACAATATTGCAAAAAATGACTTCAGCTCTACGCCAATTGGCGTATGGAACTGCCGCCGATATGTTTGGTGAATATTTAAAAATGAGTGAGCAAACCTCAATACTTTGTTTAGATAACTTTTGTAAATGTATTATTACATTATACAAAGAACGTTACATGAGATCTCCCAATGCATACGATGTTCAACGTTTATATAGTAAACATGAAGAGAAACATGGtttcaagggtatgctcgggagtattgattgtatgcattgggagtgGAAGAATTGTCCCGTTGCTTTGAAGGGAGAATATACTAGGGGTGATCACAAGAAACCTACCATTATGCTTGAAGCAGTTGCTTCGTATGACTTGTGGATTTGGCATGCATTTTTTGGAATGGCGGGTTCCAACAATGATATAAATGTTTTGAATCAATCCTATGTTTTTGATAAACTTAAAAAGGGAACATCTCCACTAGCACCATTTGAGGTAAACGGTAATCATTACACAAAAGGCTATTACTTAGCTGACG ATGATCCAAGGATTAAGTTTACTAGGTTTCAAGCTAGTGCCCGAAAGGATGTAGAGAGAGCATTTGGGGTTCTTCAAGGTCGATTTCATATTTTAAGGTTAGCAGCACGCACTATGTCGGTAAACAAGATGCAGAGAGTTATGGACTGTTGTATCATATTACATAATATGATATTGGAGGATCAAGGATTTGCGTTAAGTGATTGGGAAGAAGAGTTCATTACCGAAGATATGGAGAATCGTCCGGAACGGATACCGAATAGAGGACGGGATCAAGACATTATCATCCGAGAAATAAGAGATAGGACGGTGCACGACCAACTAACCAATGATCTAGTTGAGCATATTTGGAACCTTCCGTCCGCATTCCGCACCATGAATGGTTAA
- the LOC139856015 gene encoding uncharacterized protein — MATKRLTDYERKRLENIKRNEELLASLNIKSKLSDLSASSKRHRVEAKAYKISPEKKLKSETPIVIRRSLRSQGKAPDSPGLQDDFKDNPKISKTLISKIIPNKSPRELVPITMSDASTCSVSNESLVYKILSVCKRSQVEEDDGGDCVKKSRVRASIDLDSMELAEENIARVVPNRILSVKFFPSEDMRMVVVGNKYGDLGFWNVDSDNEDGDGIYMYHPHSAPVSSIVIHPFSLNKIITSCYDGQVRSLDIEKETFGLPYTTENAIFSMSQRFDDVNSLYLGEGQGVVRIWDERSGKLSFSRDLHELRINTIDFNSNNLNMMVTSSSDQTACIWDLRKLFKSKFEPVKVITRNRAVHSAYFSPSGSLIATTSIDDKIGVLSGANYEDEFMVNHNNQTGRWLSSFKGVWGWDDSYIFVGNMKRGVDVISTEKKIIVTTLESPNMSAIPCRFDAHPLKPGVLAGATSGGQVYVWSS, encoded by the exons ATGGCGACTAAAAGACTCACCGACTACGAACGCAAACGCCTCGAAAACATCAAACGCAATGAAGAATTGCTCGCTTCACTCAACATCAAATCGAAACTTTCCGATCTATCCGCCTCCTCCAAGCGCCACAG GGTAGAGGCTAAAGCATATAAAATTAGTCCAGAGAAGAAATTGAAATCTGAAACCCCAATTGTTATCCGTAGATCGCTTAGAAGTCAAGGAAAAGCCCCAGATTCACCAGGGTTACAAGATGATTTTAAGGATAACCCTAagatatcaaaaaccctaatttctaaaattATCCCTAATAAGTCCCCTCGTGAATTGGTACCGATCACTATGAGTGATGCTAGTACTTGTTCCGTTTCCAACGAATCACTAGTCTATAAGATTTTGAGTGTTTGTAAGCGATCACAAGTTGAAGAAGATGATGGTGGTGATTGTGTGAAGAAGTCTAGGGTTAGGGCTTCGATCGATTTGGATTCGATGGAGTTGGCAGAGGAGAACATTGCCCGTGTTGTTCCGAACAGAATATTGAGTGTTAAGTTCTTTCCATCAGAAGATATGAGAATGGTTGTAGTAGGCAACAAATATGGCGATTTAGGTTTTTGGAATGTGGATTCGGATAATGAAGATGGTGATGGGATTTACATGTACCATCCTCATTCTGCGCCCGTTTCATCAATCGTGATTCATCCTTTTTCCTTGAACAAG ATAATTACAAGCTGCTACGATGGTCAAGTTCGGTCATTAGATATTGAAAAGGAGACATTTGGTCTACCATACACTACCGAGAATGCAATTTTTTCAATGTCTCAACGATTTGATGATGTGAACTCATTATATCTTGGAGAGGGTCAGGGAGTAGTTCGTATTTGGGATGAGAGGTCTGGGAAGTTATCATTTTCAAGGGACTTGCATGAATTGAGGATTAATACAATTGATTTTAATTCAAACAATCTTAATATGATGGTTACAAGTTCATCGGATCAAACTGCCTGCATTTGGGATTTGAGAAAACTTTTTAAGAGTAAGTTTGAACCTGTTAAGGTGATTACTCGTAATAGGGCTGTGCATTCTGCCTATTTTTCTCCTTCAGGAAGCCTAATTGCTACAACAAG TATTGATGATAAGATTGGAGTGCTAAGTGGTGCAAATTATGAAGATGAATTCATGGTAAACCATAATAATCAAACGGGCAGATGGCTTTCTTCATTCAA AGGAGTATGGGGGTGGGATGATTCTTATATATTTGTGGGAAACATGAAAAGGGGAGTTGATGTTATTTCAACCGAGAAGAAGATAATTGTAACTACTCTTGAGAGTCCAAACATGTCTGCAATCCCATGTCGTTTTGATGCTCATCCATTGAAGCCCGGGGTGCTTGCAGGGGCAACAAGTGGAGGCCAGGTCTATGTCTGGAGTTCGTAG